A DNA window from Trichosurus vulpecula isolate mTriVul1 chromosome 2, mTriVul1.pri, whole genome shotgun sequence contains the following coding sequences:
- the LOC118838439 gene encoding cytochrome P450 2G1 — protein sequence MEFGGITLFLALCVPCLAILIAWKRMHKAGKLPPGPTPIPFLGNLLQVRTDATFQSFLELSKKYGPVFTVYMGPRRVVVLCGHEAVKEALVDQAEEFSGRGELASIDRNFQGHGVALANGDRWRILRRFSLTVLRNFGMGKRSIEERIQEEAGFLLEEFRKTNGDPIDPTFFLSRTVSNVISSVVFGSRFDYEDKQFLYLLHLINESFIEMSTPWAQLYDMYSGIMQYLPGRHNKIYNLIEELKDFIASRVKINEASLDPNNPRDFIDCFLVKMHQEKDNRQTEFNLKNLVLTTLNLFFAGTETVSSTLRYGFLLLMKHPEVGAKVQEEIDQVIGRHRLPKAEDRMQMPYTDAVIHEIQRITDIVPLGVPHTVTRDTHFRGYILPKGTDVFPLIGSALRDPKYFQKPETFEPQHFLDEQGRFKKNEAFVPFASGKRVCLGEAMARMELFLYFTAILQSFSLQSLVPTSEIDITPKMSGFGNIPPTYKLCIVAR from the exons ATGGAGTTTGGTGGTATCACACTTTTCTTGGCTCTCTGCGTTCCCTGCCTTGCCATCCTCATTGCCTGGAAGCGCATGCACAAAGCAGGCAAGCTGCCCCCAGGACCCACCCCTATACCCTTCCTGGGCAACCTGCTGCAGGTCCGCACCGATGCTACATTTCAGTCTTTCCTGGAG CTCAGTAAGAAGTATGGGCCTGTGTTTACTGTCTATATGGGTCCTCGAAGAGTAGTCGTTCTATGCGGCCATGAGGCAGTGAAGGAAGCACTAGTCGACCAGGCAGAGGAGTTCAGTGGCCGGGGGGAGTTGGCCTCCATTGACCGGAACTTCCAGGGACATG GTGTGGCACTCGCCAATGGGGATCGCTGGCGGATCTTGCGTCGTTTCTCTCTGACCGTCCTTCGAAACTTTGGGATGGGGAAGCGCAGTATTGAGGAACGTATTCAGGAAGAGGCTGGCTTCTTACTTGAAGAATTCCGGAAAACAAATG GAGATCCCATTGATCCCACCTTCTTCCTGAGCCGCACAGTCTCCAACGTCATCAGCTCTGTGGTGTTTGGGAGCCGCTTTGACTATGAGGACAAGCAGTTCTTGTATCTGCTGCACCTGATCAATGAGAGCTTCATTGAGATGAGTACGCCTTGGGCCCAG CTCTACGATATGTATTCAGGGATCATGCAGTACCTGCCTGGCCGCCATAACAAAATTTACAACCTTATCGAAGAACTGAAGGACTTCATTGCATCCAGGGTCAAGATCAATGAGGCCTCTCTGGATCCCAACAACCCCCGGGACTTCATTGACTGTTTCCTTGTCAAAATGCATCAG GAAAAAGACAACCGTCAGACAGAATTCAACCTTAAGAACCTGGTCCTCACCACTTTAAACCTGTTCTTTGCTGGGACTGAAACAGTCAGCTCCACACTGCGCTATGGGTTTCTGCTTCTTATGAAACACCCAGAGGTGGGAG CCAAGGTCCAAGAGGAGATTGACCAAGTCATTGGACGACACAGACTCCCCAAGGCAGAGGACCGGATGCAGATGCCGTACACTGATGCAGTCATCCATGAGATCCAGAGGATTACAGACATTGTACCCTTGGGTGTCCCTCATACAGTCACCCGAGACACCCACTTCCGAGGTTACATCCTGCCAAAG GGCACTGATGTCTTCCCTCTCATTGGCTCTGCTCTCCGAGATCCTAAGTATTTCCAAAAACCTGAAACCTTCGAACCCCAGCACTTTCTCGATGAGCAGGGACGTTTCAAGAAGAACGAGGCCTTCGTGCCATTTGCCTCTG GTAAGCGCGTGTGTCTGGGGGAGGCCATGGCTCGGATGGAGCTCTTCCTCTACTTCACAGCCATCCTACAGAGCTTCTCCCTCCAATCTCTGGTTCCCACCAGTGAGATTGACATCACCCCCAAGATGAGTGGCTTTGGCAACATCCCTCCCACCTATAAACTCTGCATTGTGGCCCGTTAA